One genomic window of Camelina sativa cultivar DH55 chromosome 5, Cs, whole genome shotgun sequence includes the following:
- the LOC104789375 gene encoding uncharacterized protein LOC104789375, translated as MYDQDPIPSDLDREAEEGVEPRDDVTPRASTSRDVRNRGGPDREEPDLLMPNQVVPDPVESNQIVLRRDSPIRAVPLQVVFTDQEREPRDPFWERSDRMAALRRTNRERIRFEEGESSTKRPRVSYQEFQARKQPVTTQPRGRLRTRATARKRVVYPQQVVRRNSAYCDLCEGIGHWTRHCWRPELRRMCDPTNVECEWCGMRGHFAYRCPNPDLMRYTRPCEVCGMPGHLNGHCWRTRPRHLPIPEHVVCTECGTEGHFADSCPDRVVXPIAAQTQTL; from the coding sequence ATGTATGACCAAGACCCAATACCGAGTGACTTAGACCGAGAAGCTGAGGAAGGCGTAGAGCCGAGAGATGACGTGACGCCAAGGGCTAGTACGAGCCGCGATGTGAGAAACCGAGGTGGACCTGACCGAGAGGAGCCGGATCTTTTGATGCCAAACCAAGTTGTACCAGACCCTGTGGAGTCAAACCAGATCGTGCTGAGGCGCGATAGTCCTATTCGAGCTGTACCACTTCAAGTGGTGTTTACTGATCAAGAGCGGGAACCAAGAGACCCATTTTGGGAAAGAAGTGATAGGATGGCCGCCCTAAGGAGAACAAACCGAGAACGTATAAGGTTCGAGGAAGGAGAAAGTAGTACTAAGAGACCGAGGGTTTCGTACCAGGAATTTCAAGCGAGGAAACAGCCTGTGACCACACAGCCGAGAGGGCGATTGAGGACAAGAGCCACTGCTAGGAAGAGAGTAGTGTACCCCCAACAAGTTGTCAGGAGGAATTCGGCTTATTGCGACCTGTGTGAGGGAATTGGACATTGGACCAGGCACTGTTGGAGACCAGAGCTGAGGCGGATGTGTGATCCGACGAATGTGGAGTGCGAGTGGTGCGGAATGCGAGGGCACTTTGCCTATCGCTGCCCAAACCCAGACCTTATGAGATACACAAGGCCGTGTGAGGTTTGTGGGATGCCGGGACATTTGAATGGCCATTGTTGGAGGACGAGACCACGACATTTACCGATCCCCGAGCATGTTGTGTGTACCGAGTGTGGGACGGAAGGACACTTCGCTGATAGCTGTCCGGACCGAGTTGTGCANCCTATCGCTGCCCAAACCCAGACCTTATGA